One window of Alteromonas sp. LMIT006 genomic DNA carries:
- the tkt gene encoding transketolase: MSSPQQLANAIRALSMDAVQQANSGHPGAPMGMADIAQVLWCDFLSHNPADPAWTNRDRFILSNGHGSMLLYSLLHLSGYALPIEELKNFRQLHSKTPGHPEYGYAPGVETTTGPLGQGITNAVGMAIAEKTLAAQFNRPEYSIVDHYTYAFLGDGCLMEGISHEACSLAGTLGLGKLIAFWDDNGISIDGEVEGWFSDDTVKRFESYGWQVIADVDGHDPAQVASAIRTAQAESQKPTLICCKTIIGFGAPNKEGTESCHGAPLGAEEIAAARAKLGWEHDAFVVPDEIYAGWDGKVKGAKAQQAWEELFAAYAETYPALAVEYNRRMNNVLPDNWAKASQQYIEELQANPANVATRKASQNALNAYGPLLPELLGGSADLAGSNLTLWSGSKGLTADDASGNYVYYGVREFGMSAMMNGIALHGGFKAYGATFLMFMEYARNAVRMAALMKQPVIFVYTHDSIGLGEDGPTHQPVEQLVALRSTPNLDNWRPCDQVESAVAWQAAIERTDGPTTLIFTRQGCAQQPRSAEQVKAIRRGGYVLKDCSGTPEIILIATGSEVELATDAAAQLTEQGKAVRVVSMPSTDVFDAQSAEYKESVLPAAVTKRVAVEALAKDSWYKYVGLNGAIIGMDTFGESAPAGELFKHFGITVDAVVAAANNL, translated from the coding sequence ATGTCTTCACCGCAACAACTCGCCAATGCAATCCGTGCTTTGAGTATGGACGCCGTTCAACAAGCCAACTCAGGTCACCCCGGTGCTCCGATGGGTATGGCGGATATTGCACAAGTCTTATGGTGTGATTTTTTATCCCATAATCCTGCAGACCCAGCTTGGACGAATCGCGATCGCTTTATCTTATCCAATGGCCACGGTTCGATGTTGCTCTATTCCTTATTGCATTTGTCTGGATATGCTTTGCCGATTGAAGAATTAAAAAACTTCCGTCAATTGCACTCTAAAACCCCAGGGCACCCAGAATATGGCTACGCTCCAGGTGTCGAAACAACCACTGGGCCACTAGGACAAGGAATTACCAATGCGGTAGGCATGGCGATTGCTGAGAAAACCCTAGCGGCGCAATTTAACCGTCCAGAATATAGTATTGTTGACCATTACACTTATGCGTTTTTAGGTGATGGCTGTTTGATGGAAGGAATTTCTCACGAAGCTTGCTCACTAGCAGGTACCCTAGGTCTTGGTAAGCTTATCGCGTTTTGGGATGACAACGGTATCTCAATCGATGGTGAGGTGGAAGGCTGGTTCTCCGATGACACCGTTAAGCGTTTTGAATCTTATGGTTGGCAAGTCATTGCGGATGTTGATGGTCATGATCCGGCACAAGTTGCAAGTGCAATCAGAACGGCACAAGCTGAAAGCCAAAAACCAACTCTTATCTGTTGCAAAACCATCATTGGTTTTGGTGCACCAAACAAAGAAGGTACTGAATCTTGTCATGGCGCGCCGCTCGGTGCAGAAGAAATCGCAGCCGCGCGTGCTAAGCTAGGATGGGAGCATGATGCGTTTGTCGTACCTGATGAGATTTATGCTGGCTGGGATGGCAAAGTTAAAGGCGCCAAAGCGCAACAAGCATGGGAAGAGCTCTTTGCTGCCTATGCTGAAACCTATCCTGCACTAGCCGTTGAATACAATAGACGAATGAATAATGTCTTGCCGGATAACTGGGCTAAAGCGTCACAGCAATACATTGAAGAATTACAAGCAAACCCAGCTAATGTAGCAACCCGAAAAGCATCACAAAATGCCCTAAATGCCTATGGTCCGTTATTGCCTGAATTGTTAGGTGGTTCAGCCGATCTAGCCGGATCAAATTTGACTTTATGGTCTGGCTCTAAGGGTCTTACGGCCGATGATGCATCGGGTAACTACGTCTACTACGGTGTACGTGAATTTGGTATGTCAGCGATGATGAACGGCATTGCTTTGCACGGCGGTTTTAAAGCGTATGGCGCGACCTTCTTGATGTTTATGGAATACGCTCGTAACGCGGTTCGCATGGCGGCATTAATGAAACAACCGGTGATCTTTGTTTACACACATGACTCAATTGGTCTTGGTGAAGATGGACCAACACACCAACCGGTCGAGCAGCTTGTGGCATTGCGTTCTACTCCGAATCTAGACAACTGGCGTCCATGTGACCAAGTCGAAAGTGCCGTCGCTTGGCAGGCCGCAATTGAAAGAACAGATGGCCCAACAACACTGATCTTTACTCGTCAAGGTTGTGCACAGCAGCCGCGTTCTGCAGAGCAAGTCAAAGCGATTCGTCGCGGGGGGTATGTCTTGAAAGATTGCTCTGGTACACCTGAGATCATTTTGATCGCAACGGGTTCTGAAGTGGAACTCGCTACAGATGCCGCGGCACAATTAACTGAACAAGGCAAAGCTGTGCGGGTTGTTTCAATGCCATCAACTGATGTATTCGATGCTCAATCAGCTGAATATAAAGAATCGGTATTACCTGCAGCAGTAACCAAACGTGTTGCTGTTGAAGCTTTAGCCAAAGATAGCTGGTACAAATACGTTGGTCTGAACGGTGCAATCATCGGGATGGACACATTTGGCGAATCAGCCCCGGCAGGCGAATTATTCAAACACTTTGGCATTACAGTGGATGCAGTTGTAGCCGCCGCCAATAATTTGTAA